The following is a genomic window from Corvus moneduloides isolate bCorMon1 chromosome 7, bCorMon1.pri, whole genome shotgun sequence.
AAAACTTATGTTAGTGAACACGAGGTCTGTGCAGCTCATGTTTGGAGGTGACATTTTCCCCAGAGGCGTCAGCCCCAGCAAAACCCCCGGGTTCTGACGCAGCTGTCCCCAAGCCCTTTGCTGCTggcccagggatgctgtggtGGGGACACACATCAACAGCCAAATCCCTTCTCTCCTGCAGCCACATCGGAGTCTGCAGCGGGGCTCAGGGGACTTCAGAGCGGCCAGAAAGTGCTGGGGATGAAGCTAGGGGTCACCTGcctcctgtggctgctgctcgtCTGCCTGACCCTGCCTGCCACCCACGGCCGGATTCTTGAGCGCTCCATGGAAATCAGGAGTAAGGAGAACATGAGTAAGGGACTCTCCCCAGCCAAccccctgcctccagccccctCTGCACCCCCAGACTCTGCATTTGGGGGATGAGGAGGTGCTGCCGCTGTGCAGGAGCACAGGTCTGCTTTGAAACAGCCTTTGCAACAGCTTTGATCCTCCTcatcccccttccctgctcccctggtGTTCGCCACCCCCCCACTCATGGGTGCAATGCCCCATCCCCTTCCGTATCCTCCAAGCCCCTGACGGATCCTCGGCTTTTCCCTCGCAGACCCGGACATCGACCCCTCGTGGTACACGGGCCGCGGGATCCGGCCGGTGGGGCGCTTTGGGAGGCGACAAGCCCTGGCCAGGGGCACCCaccccggcggggccgggcagcaGCGAGGCTGCGCAGCCCCCCACCCGCACCCCCACCCGCCCCGGCAGGAGCTGAGCCCCTGAACCGGAGCTGACAATAAAAACCCTTCTCCTCTCACCCGTGTCCCAGCCTCTCTGTTCCAAAACGCGGCATGGGCGGGCGTGGGGGGTGTCACCCCCAAATTTGCATGGTCGCCATGgttttctgcctgctctggcagTGTGTGCAGCATGAAGCACTTCCCTCTCATGTTTATCCCCTcacaccccaaaaaacaccccaaaaataaGCCCAGAGGACCCTTTTCCCAGGTCTATCCCCTGGGGTCCCACAGTGTGCCAGCTCCCAGGGGTGCCTCCAACACCTTCGTTTCCATGAGCTGGGGCCAGAAACAGCCACCCCATTTCATGGAGCTGGGATCAGAAACTCTTGGGGAGCACATGATGCTCTATCCACCACGCTGCCATGCCCCAAAAACTCAGAGCTTACTGCCCTGCAGACAGGGAGAGTGGTGCTGCCTTTGGAGAGAGCACAGGTGGGATTTTCTCCTCTGCCATCCATGGTGAGTTCCCACAATGGACTCATTATGTGTAAAGGGGAGGCCCAGCAAGACACAGGGCACTGTGATGCCACATGTTGGCCTTGGCCCCATTCTGGCTCGGTGACTGCTCCCAAGGATGGGCTGTGACCCCTGTAATGGGGTGGATGGGGTGAGGAGAGCACTGGCTCTGGTCCCTGCCACCTCCAGGCTCCCTGTGGTTCCTGAGGTGGACAtgcaggacagggaaaaaacccaacaaacctcTAGGGCAATATTCTCTTTATTTGCAGCCTGGATGTAAAACCACCAGGATCTCTGCCTTGGGAAATCAAACCCTCCCTTCTCAGATGGAAAGGGAGATGGAGGAGGTGacagctgggggtggggggaatgTCACCAGTCAGGGTTGGTGGCAGTGTTACTGGCAGCTCGTGCTCTTCTCTGGAAACCGGGAGCTGGGGAGAAGAAACCCCTGTGCTTCATCTCCTGGCTGAAGATGGTGCTAAAGGGTTGAAGAGGCCCCATGCACCAGGATGGGCTCTGAACTGGCTTTGAGAGGGAGGGTGGTCAGGCTGAGCTGTCCCTGCAGTTCTGAGTCCTCCCCTGCTTTGTCGCTGCCCCTCGTGGAGGccgagcccagccctgctgagtgTGGAGTGTCCCATCCTCAGCTCCGGCAGCACCTCGTCCTCGCCCCGCTCGCCCTCAGGTCGACGGTCGACCTGCCATGTGGGGATGGCTTGGatgccttctctttttccctcctcaggAGCTCTTGGACTAGGAGGAAACACAAGGCAAGTAAGGGCTCTTTTCTCCTGCCAGAGGCTGGGATGCACCCCGTGTCCCACCCCAGGGGACCATCCCAcagttcccagagcagctgagctgggtaCACCACTGTGCCTCGATTGGATaacaatgcaaaataaaatcgTGGCTCTGGGAGAAGGCCTGAAAGCCATCTCTGACACTGGAATATCCTGGGATGGATCTGTCCATCCTTCTGCCTTAAGGGGTGGTGCAGGCTGGTGGTGCAGGCTGGACTGGCTGGGAGGAACATCTCAGTGACAAGTAGGAGCAATGAAGGGGGTGAGCTTTTCAGGGGCTTGGGACCGTGGTTCACCTGCCTCTGGTCTCACCCAGAGCCATCCCAAAACTCACCTACGCACATGAAGATATCATTCACTTGATGGTTGGATTTTGCAGATGTCTCCATGAACAGGAGGTCTTTTGTTCGTGCAAACTCTTCCCCCTCCTAAGTGGAGACAAGCAGAGTTATTCCCCTGCCCCCTCTGGGGCTGCTCGTTCCGTTTCATGGTGGCGTTTGATGGTGGCTCAGTAATCGTATGGGGACTTTGGAGGTGTCTGAAAACCTCTTAAACTCTTGGCTTTCCTTGGAAATTTTCCTTGGATGTATCCCAATGCTTTCTGTGAGGAGTGATGAGGGAACCCCAGGCACTCACCTCGGTGGTGACCTCTCGCTCAGCAGCAAGGTCTGTCTTGTTGCCCACCAAAGCAATCACAATTTCATCGGGAAggaatttcttttccagctcctccagccacaCCTTTGCTCTGCTGAATGTTTGCTGGAGAGATGGAGACAAAACCACCCAGTGATCTGGTTTTGATTTAATCCCTTTGCCTCAGACCAAGCTGGTTGGGTGGCACTAAACCAAAGAGGTGAAAGAAAGAGGTGGGGAGGTTCTGATTGCCCTTCTCAGGGAAACAAATCACCAGCCCTCAAACACATTTAGGGACAAATCACCCTTGGATGGGGTGCATGGCAGCAGAAACCAGCCCTGGGTGGTGGCATGGTCCTGCCAGGGGCCTTACCTTCTTAGCAATGTCATAAACGAGGAGGGCAGCATGGGCATCCCGGTAGTACAGGTGACAGACACTCTGGTACTTCTCCTGGCCTGCCGTGTCCCAGATCTCAAACTTGACAGTGGCCTCGTCCAGGTTGAGTGTCTGTGTGAAGAAGGAGCCTGCAGGCAAGATGCAGGGTGTGTGTTCACTTGGAGCAAGAGCAGGGAGCTCAGGTCCCCTGACCTGAGGCCAAACCCATCCCAAGGGTCAGTGAAGATGTTCTAATGCATAGAATCCGGGGGGGAGGGGGTACTTCTTGTGATCACTGGCACTGGGCTGACGTGGCCCTTCCTGGCAGCAGATTCGCGTGGATGACACCAGGTTTGATGTTGGATAACTCTGAGCCTTGCAGAAGAGCCCCCAGATAGAGAGACAGCTCCATCCGGCTGGTGGGCCAGAGCTCTGAATGGGAATATCCACGGAAAGGGCTCCCACTGGAGGAgagcctccatccctgctcctgagGAGCAGATGGCTGCTTGTGGACCAGCCAGGGACAAGGCAGAGGGACAAGAGGAGAAGTTCCACTTTGCTCTGCTCCACCAGCTGGCTCTTCAGTACAGGTGGGATCAGAGCCTCCGTGCCTGCTGTGCCTTCTTAAGGCAAAACCCAGGTGCGTCACGTGAAATTAACTTATATAATATCTAGGGGCTATAGGACTTAGGCAGGGGGGATTgaaactaggtgatctttaatgCAAACTGTTCTAAGAGACCCTCCTGGGGTGCCTGAATAGCTGGGAGGGCAGCACAGCATGCAAAGAGGTGAGCTGCACAGTTTGAATCCCAGGGTTCACTCATTCTGCTGCTCGCCTGCTTCTAAAAAGCAGCACTAAGCCAGACTTGTGTGATGCGGCTTTTCTTGTGGCCTGGTGCTGAGGAAAGGGGCGGCAGAGATGTGAAGAGCGAGGTTCTGGCTTTTGGGCAAATCTGCATCATGTTCCAGAGTGGGTCTGTGCTACTGCAAGATAGACCAAGCAGTTCTCCTgcatcccaccctgctgcagggaagtgCATCAGGCCTGGCCTCTGGCCCAGAGCCTTCGAGCTGTTGGAGCCGCTCACTCACATCCCACAgttggcagcagctccctgaagTCGTTTTTCACGTATCTGTAGGCCAGGCTGGACTTCCCCACGGACATGCTGCCCAGCAGGACCACCTTGTACATGTAGGAGGGACGAGGCCCCTCCGGGGACGTGCCCGGTGTCACCGTCAGTGCCATGTCCTGCAAGGAAACCAACTCTGTTCAAGGCACATCTGCAAGTGGCCCCAGGATCAGCTGAGCcgcctgcagcagctccagcacagcagcagcagggcaggtgggGCTTAACTTCGaaacaggctggaaaaaaatccttaataTCATTAATTGCAAATTTAATGCGTCAAAGCATCCGCCACTGTCAGTTACGACCAGAAGGTGGAGATGTTTAGGAAGAAACTGGATGCCAGAAGCCTCCTTGGATGAAGGCAAGGAGACTGGTGCATCTCCTTTAAGGGGACAAGCTGGAGGAATTTCCTGGCAGAGGGAAACCccttctggctgtgctttgCTCTCCAGCACACCTCCTTCCCCACAGTTCTGGTGAAGAGCTCAGGCTGATGTCTCACATTTATCCTGGTTAGAAGTTTTATCAGGAGAGCCTCAGGAGTGAGAAGCCCTGGcctgagcagccctgaggagcagcagcacacaaaTCAGATGGCAAATGCTCCTGCACCCAGGGTAAAGACCCCCAGGCAAACCAAGCCCCTGGAGTGCCACCCCCATGTCACCCTAGGGTGTGGCTGGGGCCACTCCGTGCCCAGGGATGGCAGGGAAACACAGACCCAGTGACAGTGATTGCCTCAAACCTGACCCGaagagagctgctgcagagccttggctgtgccctgggcagagGCTGGTCGGCGGGAGCCCTCCTGGGTGGCCCGTGCAtcccctcctcccagccctgaggTCAAGGAAGTGCCACTGCCCCGCTGCTGGTGGGGACTGCCAGTGCAGGGCAGCAAATAACGCTCTGCCTTGCTTTGCCCTGGTTCCTCCTTGCAGAGCTCCTCCTCTGAAAACACTCTGCTCATGTGAGCAGTTataaaggagagaggaaagttCATGGGGTGTTGGACCGAGCAGGATGCCAGGGTGAGCACTCCTGGAATGGGGGGCTTCTCTCCATGTGGGAGAAAGCCCTGGTCAGGCAGACAGCAGGGATCTGCAAGATTTATAAGGAAGATTCGGTGCAATTTCTACCTCAGGACCTCAGGAATCTGGCTGTGGAACTTGGCTGGCGAGCAAGAAGTACCTTTACAAAGACACCTACAGCAGCACCAGCAACGgagctccctgctctctgcagctccctgccctgacAAAAGCCCCTTGTTCCTGTGAGCTGCTCATCCCACGTGTCTCCCTTATTTTGCCTGTCCTCCCTCTGCAATCTGGCAGGCTCCAGACCTTTAACTCTTCATTAAGGCTGCCATTAAGAGTGCTCCTTGGCTGAACCCAGGCCTGTGTCTTTACATCCAAGTAGTTTTTCTGATGGGTGAGATGGGCTCTAATCCCCTTAAAAAACACAGGTAACATCACCTCCCCCAGCTCATGCAGCCCTGTGATGAAGAGCAGGATCACAGTTTGTGCAGAACACCTAGTTAGACATATTTTTCAAGCAGGAAAAAGATAAGCCCTGCGGCACAGCAGAAATGTGCTCCTTACGGTGTTGATTGCATACATTTGCCTCTTTGTAGGCTGGAAATAAGGCTGCCATCCATTCTGGGCAGTTATTGTCAGTGATAAGCCATAAAACTCTCTAAGGAAGCAAGAAGCTGCTTGAAAACCACCCAGGATTGTCTATATTAAACACAGCTTCTCAtcatttccctctgctgctctctgttcaACCTTAGAAAGTTGGGTTGACGCTGGAACAAAACTCACCTGAGATTTACTGCAATGAGCTTTGCCAAAGCTCACTTgaaactattttttccccatgttaAGAGGCAGAGGGTGAGTCTCCCTTCCCACCTGAGGAGGATGGCAAGGAAGCAAAACAAGTGGCTTTGTCCCATTCAATGGAAAACAGGATTTAGGGGGAAATGGTGGTGGGGTTGCCCTCCTTTTTTTATTGGAAAAGGAGAGTACAAAGTAAAACCCTGCCCCTTGCTAGATAAGGGGCTATGGGAAAAGCATCCAGATATCTCCTGTGATCAATTTGGAGAGCAGCCTGGGGAACAGCTGAGGTGATGCAGGTCCTCTCCTTGTGCCAAGAGGCCACACTGAGGGGCAGGGAAAGCTCAACCTGTTCATATCCAGTATAGtcagagaaaataaaccaaTTTATCTTCAGTCAGCTGTAAAAATCCTGCTGGTAGATTTAGTCTCCAGATACAGCTTATATTTTGTGGCAGTTGTGTCTAACAGCAGATATTAGGGACAGGCTTGCTTGATTCTATACTTACCTTGAAGGTGAGTTCCCAAACAGCCACACCACCAATCGTTTCTCACTTCCTAACAGAGGATTAAACATTGCTGCACCCAGGAAACTGTGTTCAGCATCTTTAACCTGGGCTGGAGGGATCTTGGTGTGTTTATCGTTGGGGATAagccttttatttccaaaggaaagcagtaaaaaaagaaaagtcacgCATACCTTTGGGGATGGAGTCAATGACAAATCTTATTTAAAACTCTATTTAGCTGCCTGGGAAATTAATGTTGTTTAAGTGTAATGATGTCTAACTGGTGTTTAAGCTTTTCTAGGTCCTAAAACCATTAAAGCCATTTGCTGAGTCTCCACAGAGGTGCAACAGTGATCCAGAACAACAATTAATAACCACCTCAGAAAAATTACAGGACTTCAACACCTAACTGTGTAAGTCTGCAGTATTTAACCCTGCAGGTTTTGGACGTGATACTTTAGTTCCCTTCAGatttaaatacttaatttcCCCCTCATACACACAAGGTAGTTGTCATGCACCTACCTCCCCAGTTAACTTCTATCATTCAGCTCAAAGCTCTCCTCTGTTTTTGGGAGCCTCCTCCTACCTTCTTAAGCTCCGGCTTAAGTAGGAGCACGGCCACTCGGAAAGTTCACTTAAGCCAGGGTTACCACGGGACGCAAAAATCCCAACTGCAAGGACTTAATGTGTAAATATTAGATTTACACTGTGATGATTTCTCAGAACAAACAGCTCCCCTCAAAGCGGAGGGGAAGGGAATAAGGATCATTAACCACGCAGGGAAGTAAGGCAGCAATAAACGGGACCGCCCTGCGCTGTGGGAGAGACCGGGAGCTCTGCTGAGACCTTCACAACAGCTCTGGGAGGAtgggggcagggcagagggctTCCTAAAACCTCTTCTCTTGGGCAGGGATTCACTGAGGACCGTGCCACCCTTCGTGCACCCTTCGTGCCTTGGACGTGAGGCTGCTCCCGTGAGGATGAGTCTTTCCGGAGCTTGCCTGGGAAAGGCACCTTGGAGAGGGCGGGTCGGGGCTGGGGGCCTGCCTGGTGAGGAATTCCTGAGCAGAGGATGCCTTTACCTTCCCGAAGCCTTGCTGTCCTCCCAGGGTTCCGGTCCGTGTGTCAGGGGTGACAGGATGACGGCCCCATCCGTGTGTTCGAGCCTCTCCGTGTCGGGAGCAGCTAAAAGCGAAAGCGCCGGCTGCGGGAGCGGTGTCAAAGGTGAGAGGCAGCCCGAGATCAGTGAACCTTAGACCTGACACCAGGTCTAAGGTCTGGCAGCCAGACAGGACGGCGCGAGGCTGTTGTCACAGTGGCCATGCCCCCAGcacccctccatccctccctccgtccttccctccccacctcccacGCTGGGGTTTGGcggtgggtggatggatgggcGGACAGACAGACGGATGAATGGGTAGGTGGGGCTTTCCCCATGTCTTGGGATCCAAGAGCAGCCCAGCTACCAAGGAAATGCGGGTGAAAGCACCTCGGACCCGTCAAGGTTTGAGGACCAGGGAGGGCTGGGTGTGGCCGGAGCCATGGCATATCCGGGATCTGTCCTTCTCCGGATTTTTATAACATGGCGGTTTCTGCTGACGAACATTAGGCCTGGCTTTGGTCTTGTGCCAGGTACAAGCTCAGATATCCCGGGCTTGGGATTGCAAAGGGGATTTCTTCTGTGGCAGAAGACGTGCCCGCTTGTCTGGCAAAATGCTTCAGCTGCAAGACAGCTGCTCCTGAGCTTGGCAGGTACAAAGTGAGCAAAACCGGAGCATTTTACTGCCTGTTAATTAAGGTAATATCTGGTTACCCCAGGCAGCTGGGGCTTCAGTGTTTCGAGGAAGGCTGCTCTTGTTAAAGCTTTAATATCTTGAGAGAGAAATCACAGCATGTTATATATTGCATTGGGATAACGGGTCTGGAATGAGAATGGGATGATCTGATAATTAAACATCTGAACGAAGATAATTCTGTGTTCCTGTCACTCTTCTTGTCATAGTCAGTGTCTTTCCTTCAAGTAAGATATGTGGAAGTGAAACAGACTTAGCAAAATCTAATCTTAATGGTTATAGAGAACAGGGTGAAAAGCAGAAGTCCTACAAGAAAGCTTAAAAACAACATCATCCtagttttgaaatgaaaaatatatcttGTGACTTCCAAGGCCTAAGCACTGCAGTTCAATTATTTCCCATTTCAGTGACGAAAAGCCATGCATAGTTTACCTTCCCAGGTCCTTCccatcagctctgcagaggctagagctggattttgggatcctTTGAACACAGTTCCTAACAACCCTATGAATGTATGTAATTTTTCCAGCCCAGAAGCAGTTTAACGTACTCCCACCCCTTTCTCCTACAACTTGTTTCCCAAAGGAGCTGATCTaaagccttattttttttttctaggactTTGGATTAGTCAGTCCTTCAGTTTGAGTCTCTGTGACCCTGTGCACAGTTGCACTGGCATAGCAAGGGGGTAGGAAGGTGTTTCAGGATtttggaagggctgggagcatGGATACCTTGGGCTGGGGTTGCTGCCGCAGGAATCCTTGCCCACAGCAATGACTTTACCCACTGGTTTGGACCTACAGGCTCTGGTAGCATCACGCACCTAAACTAAGCACCAAATTTTTAGTAGAAAAAAAGTCTGGGAGGCTTTGAAGCCTTATGAAAGGCTGGCTTTGTCACTGCTAAGAGAAGCTGCATTCCCAGGATGTGCTGCTCTGTTATTTTCATACCAGCCTCCTCTGCCCGAGCAGGTGTCACATCTCAGAGGCCTTTGTGAAGGGCTTTTCTGAAAGAAGATGGTGGGGGTGAGGTGCCCAAACAAAGTGCCGTGGCCTGGCTGGTGTAAATACCCTGGAGGCCTGGAGAGCCCAGAGAGCGTGTCCCTTgtgtgggctgggacagcctCTCCCGGAAGGCTCTTCTGCAGCTCCCCCCACTAGAGGGCACAGCTCATCTACCATTTATGACCGCGAGGTTGCAGCTGCCCAGTCTCATTTCTGAACTGGGCGGCCAAACAGACACCAGTCCATGAGAGATGGACCGAGGTCTCCTGCCAGAAGTGTGTCTGGACAGCCAAGCTTCTCTTGTTCTTTGTTCTCCAAACAACTGGAATGAGAACGTCTCTGATAAGCACCTTTGCAGTGCCAGGGAGCCAGAAGTTTTTCTGCTTGCCTTCTTCTTGTGAGGGAAAATATCCAGGATAGTCAGGATATTTTCTTCAGTGGCGAGTGGTTTGCAAATAGAGACTGTGGCTGCATCGATCCTGGATGGGTAGAGCACCTGGAGTGTCCTGCACAAAGGGATGCACCTTGCTGTGCTTGTGCAGTGAAGGGTTCCTcacttgaaataaattttactgGTAAAAATGGGTCCTGGGCTGTTTTTCCGAGGTTTAGGgactgcatttcattttatgcTCGCCTGATGTAATTACATCATGAGAATTTGGAGGACGGGTCTGGCCACAGGAGTGGTGTGGATCAGATACAGCTGGAACCCCCTTGCAGACATTCCCCCACTGCTCCACctcagcctttttcttttatttttaactgtgaaGGAAAGGGTGATGTGTCAGTGGTGCACAAGAATGCCAGAGCAGgtcaaaataaaacttctagGCTAAGCACGCAAGAATAATTCCAATAATCTTGTATTTctggctctgcctgctgtgTAACTTTGAGCAGGAtgcctctcctttcccctttctctgaGTTAAAGGAGGCACAAGCACATAGATCTTTGTGGGAGTTCCTGTTTAGGAGCTCCTGGAGGGCTCTTTTTCAGTGGTTGTGTAGCACTTGGTTCTCCCTGACTGTGACTGCTGTGAGGAAGCATCGATATGGGCACTGTAAATCCTCCCTTGCTTAAGGAAGAGTGGTTgtgtgggaaaggcagcagagtcTGGCAATAAGGGCACTACCCTGAGCTGAAAACAAAGACTGAAGCATCAGGTTTGCCACTTGTTTGCTGTCTGCCTGTGGGAAGagttattttttctcccctgacTTGCTTCTCCCCTTCTGCTTGGCTCATCCACGTGGATTCCATGTGCTCCCTGGTGTGCCCTGTGCAGGCAGCCCAGCGCAGGAGGTCTGATCACTATCAAGGCTCCCACACTGTTGAAATGATGCTTAGACTTTGTGTTGCCCAGAAATTATGCTCATCTTCAGCATTTTTGGTCCTGCATACCACTAATTTGTTCCTGATGGGTCAGTTTGTATCTGAAAAACActctcattttgtattttttcaagaACAAACACCTGAGACCACGGTCAGCAAAATGAATTCGAAATAATCAATCCATCCAGAGGTCACAACAAATGATGTTCTCAGAACTGTTTGCCATACCTGTGCTGTTAAACATGCCATCTCTTGTTTGTGTGCTGGTTTTCATACAAAACGTGGCTAAGGAGTTAAatcacagaacagaaatgctTGAAATGTCCTGCTCTTTGCTGTTTCCCGTTCTCTGTGTGTGATGAAGTAATGAAAACCCAGGGTAGCCCACTAGTGATcatgatgccatgatgattttttgccttttcttttatatccctTTTATACCTTgtaacttctgtattcttagtgttttctagcctacattcttagacttactttgttaagctaggagactaaacatcttagaaaccccagacaccaaggtcctctccagaacacattttgtaaactaagataggaccatccaggggaaggttccttggggagggggctcacttgagcctctcattggggaatctttgatagatctgctaattagtaaggTCTATAATGTTATACTCGATCTATCGTGTGTGTGCATTGCGGGGCGCATTTCAGCCCATTCCACCTGGGCGTGGTGCAGCTAAGGATCCTTAtaataaatacagaggtaaaagccttttctcccttctaaccgtgtttgactcttgattttaagaccaggaaaaagcaTCAATCATACAGGCAAAGTCTGGCACCACTGCCATGGAGCATTAAAAGATCATTTTGTTGTGAGAGGAGGAAGGGTTGTGCCTTtgctagtgaaaaaaaaacattgagaTCCACACTGGTACAGTGATAAAAagttaagaaatattttaaggatTGGTGGAGTTGTAATGGTGAACAGATCATTCACACTGTGGCTCAAAACTGTGAGCCTGCCCTGAACTGCTTCAGGCCTCTAAAATGCTCGTCTTCCTGTATTAATTATTAACATTACTAAAACACTCCAGAGATTGGCCTGGAAACATTAAACAAGCTTAATATTAATAGCTCCCAGATGATTAGTGATGGTGAACATTAGCGTGTGTTAAAGACTGAGGAGGGAAAATAACTACTGACTACAATAAACATTTGAAGTGTGGTGGCATTGAATTACAAAAAGAATACAAGTGTGAACCACAAGAAAGGCTTTCCTACAGCATTAGCGCTTGAAGAGACAGGTGAGATTGTTTTCACCTCTGAAATCACACTTGACAGGTCACAATAAATAGCCTTGAGGAATGTGCTGAGGTTCTTGCCATGTGTCTAATAAGTAAAGCGCAGCTTGTGTGAAAAGTAAGTGTATGTGGCTTGCTCGAGTAAAGACGTCTGCATTGAAAGGTTTGCTTATTTCAAACTTCACGTTCTCTTTTCTCAGCGGACCTTGGCCAGGAGGATGCTCCTCCACAAGTCCAGCCCACCTTGCCAGGAGAGCTGCCACACAGAGACCTTTGGCTCTAGGTTGGGTACGCAACTTCAAAGGAAAAGTCGGCTCCTGAGGGCTACGGAAGTGAAGGAAATGGTTTTGTGAAACAAGAGATATTGTTATCTAACAAGGCACAGGTTTGGCAGCATTTTACATGATTAAAGCATTTAAGCACTCTCTTCCACGTGCAGGGTCTGGTGTCTACCCTGAGCTCCACGTGCTGCTTTTTTGGCAGTGGGGATCACATCTGGGATGGACCTTGACCTCTGAGAAAAACTTGGTGGCAGCTGGCCAGCTGGCTTCAGCTTTTAGTGTGGGACTGGCAGAGTGATCACACGTTCCCTTAGGAAAGCAGGCTAAAAATGGCTGTCAGTGGTACCTTTCCAAGCAAAGGGCTATAGAGGAGCTCCATGACAGGCAGAAGTTGCTCAGTAATCTCCCCCAGAAGCGTTTCATCTCTCTGTGTTTGCGAGCCAGCTGTATCAAACgcaactgaaaatgttttgcctgtgcttggaaagagaaatatttaagcAATGCTGTCTAGCACAGACTTGAAAAGCTCATGTGGGTGTAAATATAAGCTTAGTTTCCCTGAAGTCCCCACCCAGCTTTGGGGATGCCTAGCCCAGAAAACGTCACAGGGCATTTTATGACAGGTTTTGCCTCTCCATGGCAGCCAGGCCTGTGGCCACAGCACAGTCTTGTTTTTTTCAGGTCACATCTAAATGTTTGGCTGGTTTTCAGTTGGTTTTTAGTCTCAGGCACTGGGTGTTACAGGCATGGTCTGTACAGGCACAAGAATAGGAATTATTTCATCAGTTTGAGCCTGAGTAACCTCGTTTA
Proteins encoded in this region:
- the RAB17 gene encoding ras-related protein Rab-17; amino-acid sequence: MALTVTPGTSPEGPRPSYMYKVVLLGSMSVGKSSLAYRYVKNDFRELLPTVGCSFFTQTLNLDEATVKFEIWDTAGQEKYQSVCHLYYRDAHAALLVYDIAKKQTFSRAKVWLEELEKKFLPDEIVIALVGNKTDLAAEREVTTEEGEEFARTKDLLFMETSAKSNHQVNDIFMCVVQELLRREKEKASKPSPHGRSTVDLRASGARTRCCRS